A stretch of the Saccharolobus caldissimus genome encodes the following:
- a CDS encoding ferredoxin family protein, with the protein MRIEERLYTLRYKKDEQPHLAIIDPNRCLKCAEVNGVPQPCIAVCPANVYAWINQKIIVSYENCVECGACRIACPFDNIMWKYPRYGLGIALRYG; encoded by the coding sequence ATGAGAATTGAAGAGAGGTTATATACTTTAAGGTATAAAAAGGATGAACAGCCTCACTTAGCTATTATAGATCCTAATAGATGTTTAAAGTGTGCTGAGGTTAATGGAGTTCCTCAGCCCTGCATTGCTGTATGCCCTGCTAATGTATATGCGTGGATAAATCAAAAGATTATAGTATCTTATGAGAATTGTGTGGAATGTGGGGCTTGTAGAATAGCTTGTCCATTCGATAATATAATGTGGAAATATCCCAGATATGGTCTGGGAATAGCGTTAAGATATGGTTAA
- a CDS encoding pirin family protein, whose amino-acid sequence MKIRDVVQVITGHYTIDGAGVKLYRVFGGPRIAEITDPFLLLDHFGSKNPLDYIAGFPWHPHRGIETVTYMLKGRVKHGDSTGISGVIESGDIQWMTAGGGIFHEEMPQVDADGELWGFQLWVNLPAKKKMTRPKYRNLKGKHIPEITLDNSVKVKVVAGQVGDIQGPIRDLAVDTEYLEVMIPPETSFIHTVKEGYTALAYIIEGEGLFDEVTKAKEKELVIFNREGGLVSIKAIDKPLRLLFLSGMPLGEPIAWYGPIVMNYDYEILEALEDLRKGTFTKIQADVEDVE is encoded by the coding sequence ATGAAAATAAGAGATGTAGTTCAAGTAATAACTGGGCATTATACTATAGATGGAGCTGGAGTAAAGCTCTATAGGGTTTTCGGAGGACCTAGAATTGCTGAAATTACAGACCCATTTTTACTTTTAGATCACTTCGGTTCTAAAAACCCCTTAGATTATATTGCAGGATTTCCATGGCATCCACATAGAGGCATTGAGACCGTAACCTATATGCTTAAAGGTAGGGTTAAACACGGTGATAGTACTGGTATTAGTGGGGTTATAGAATCGGGGGATATTCAATGGATGACAGCAGGTGGAGGTATATTCCATGAGGAAATGCCTCAAGTTGATGCAGACGGTGAATTATGGGGTTTCCAATTATGGGTTAACTTACCTGCAAAGAAGAAGATGACTAGACCAAAATATAGAAATTTAAAAGGTAAACATATACCAGAAATTACGTTAGATAACAGTGTGAAAGTTAAAGTAGTAGCAGGACAAGTTGGGGATATTCAGGGTCCAATAAGGGATTTAGCAGTAGATACAGAGTATTTAGAGGTAATGATACCACCTGAGACTTCTTTCATACACACTGTAAAAGAAGGATATACAGCATTAGCCTATATCATAGAAGGGGAGGGATTATTCGATGAAGTAACTAAGGCTAAAGAAAAAGAATTAGTGATATTCAATAGGGAAGGAGGATTAGTAAGCATTAAGGCTATTGATAAACCTTTAAGATTACTATTCTTATCTGGAATGCCATTAGGAGAGCCCATAGCATGGTACGGCCCAATAGTTATGAATTACGATTATGAAATATTAGAGGCCTTAGAGGATTTAAGAAAAGGTACATTTACAAAGATACAGGCTGATGTAGAGGATGTAGAATAA
- the fdhD gene encoding formate dehydrogenase accessory sulfurtransferase FdhD — MQVRRIKLTRIKEKEEYNDEDFVAVEEPLQIRICNKSCDTFAVIMRTPGNDKELSLGFLYSEGVIDSIEDVKNIDQRGNTIDVWISKPLKVKTRDLIVNSSCGVCGRAFLYTIDIIKSETKVKKEVIFSLPEKLKERQNVFNITGGLHASALFTIDGELIYLYEDVGRHNAVDKIIGRLILEKKLPASSYIMQVSGRLGYEIVSKGIKAGIPIICGISAPTSLAIEMAEEAGVTLIGFLRGRSFNIYTHRERIVF; from the coding sequence GTGCAAGTAAGAAGGATTAAGTTAACTAGGATTAAGGAAAAGGAGGAATATAATGATGAAGACTTCGTAGCAGTAGAGGAGCCATTACAGATTAGAATATGTAATAAGAGTTGCGATACTTTCGCAGTTATAATGAGGACTCCGGGGAATGATAAGGAACTCTCTTTAGGTTTCTTATACTCTGAGGGAGTAATAGATAGTATTGAAGATGTTAAAAATATTGATCAAAGAGGAAACACAATAGATGTTTGGATAAGCAAACCATTAAAGGTAAAAACTAGGGATCTAATAGTTAATTCTAGTTGTGGAGTTTGTGGAAGAGCATTCCTTTACACTATCGACATAATAAAATCCGAGACCAAAGTTAAAAAAGAAGTGATTTTTTCCTTACCAGAGAAATTAAAGGAGAGGCAAAATGTCTTTAACATAACTGGAGGACTTCACGCCTCAGCTTTATTTACAATTGACGGCGAATTAATTTACTTATATGAGGATGTTGGGAGACATAACGCTGTAGATAAGATAATAGGAAGACTTATTTTAGAGAAAAAATTACCTGCTAGTTCGTATATAATGCAAGTTAGTGGAAGGTTAGGCTACGAGATTGTGAGCAAAGGAATAAAGGCGGGAATACCAATAATTTGCGGCATATCAGCTCCAACTAGTCTGGCAATAGAAATGGCTGAGGAGGCTGGAGTTACGTTAATAGGCTTTCTAAGAGGAAGAAGTTTTAATATCTACACGCATAGGGAAAGAATAGTTTTTTAA
- a CDS encoding DUF1641 domain-containing protein, protein MDERGVQAIDGLIEQIVESKDALEQFLRLLNALQKTGILPLLVGIVEKLDENLAFLAEQNAILIRNVNVIYSVLSGKEEVNNVSLGELIKELNDPDVKRGLYLILKILKAIGSASKKD, encoded by the coding sequence ATGGATGAGAGAGGAGTTCAAGCCATTGACGGATTAATTGAACAGATAGTTGAAAGTAAGGACGCTTTAGAGCAATTCTTAAGGCTATTAAATGCATTGCAGAAAACTGGAATACTGCCACTGTTAGTCGGAATAGTAGAAAAACTAGATGAAAACTTAGCTTTTTTAGCAGAACAAAACGCTATATTAATAAGGAACGTTAACGTAATTTACAGCGTTTTAAGCGGTAAGGAAGAGGTTAATAATGTGAGCTTAGGAGAGCTAATAAAGGAACTAAACGACCCTGACGTTAAGAGGGGATTATACTTAATTTTAAAGATACTCAAGGCGATAGGTAGTGCAAGTAAGAAGGATTAA
- a CDS encoding DUF5678 domain-containing protein: MIDVRFAGKYVAVDANDKIIGYSENRDELIKSLEQKGYKMHEYTIFYVKKKEE, from the coding sequence GTGATTGATGTTAGGTTTGCTGGTAAGTATGTTGCTGTTGATGCCAATGATAAAATTATAGGTTACTCTGAAAATAGGGATGAGTTAATCAAGAGTTTAGAGCAAAAGGGATATAAAATGCACGAATATACTATTTTTTATGTCAAGAAAAAAGAAGAGTAA
- a CDS encoding HEPN domain-containing protein: protein MKELEEGYTEAKYGIIDYTEEDAKECLNTMEELFNLI, encoded by the coding sequence TTGAAAGAGTTGGAAGAAGGGTACACTGAAGCTAAATATGGTATTATAGATTATACTGAGGAGGACGCTAAGGAGTGTTTAAATACGATGGAGGAATTATTTAACTTAATATGA
- a CDS encoding NAD(P)/FAD-dependent oxidoreductase gives MDFDVIVVGAGPAGSAAALTAAKGGAKVLLLERGPEPGSKNVSGAMVRLDYFTPTFDVSSIPIERKVKSVDLMFLSDNNRVRININVNANLANVGRLKLDKWMAQQAEKAGALLITKTTVLGVEKDYDKYKVITDRGDIRADRIVLAEGVNALVSIKANIRPDLNPDQAVQAVKEVYSLNKDEINRRFGFKADDEGTSWRILGTDPVPYAGFLYVYKDAVAIGVGVPMSILIKRKITPYTVLDEVKERLGFNELVKGSSLREYSAKVIPEYGFPSWRACSGKIYLAGDAIGLVDPLTFDGIGPAIASGTLAGKAALESYECNRYEAELLKDREVRKVVNSRPLVKELINEDNFKYYVRTVNELLHSWVYGDLSKVKLDVGRMLKHLLLGIGVLKS, from the coding sequence ATGGATTTTGATGTAATAGTTGTTGGGGCAGGTCCTGCAGGTTCCGCTGCAGCCTTAACTGCAGCTAAGGGTGGAGCTAAGGTTTTATTACTGGAAAGGGGACCAGAGCCGGGCTCTAAGAACGTTTCTGGGGCAATGGTAAGACTGGACTACTTTACCCCTACTTTTGACGTATCATCAATACCTATAGAGAGAAAAGTTAAAAGTGTAGATTTAATGTTTCTTAGTGATAACAATAGGGTTAGGATTAACATAAACGTAAATGCTAATTTAGCTAATGTAGGAAGGCTTAAGTTAGATAAGTGGATGGCGCAACAAGCTGAAAAGGCTGGGGCTTTGTTAATAACTAAGACTACTGTATTGGGTGTTGAAAAAGATTACGATAAGTATAAGGTGATTACTGATAGGGGTGATATTAGGGCTGATAGAATAGTGTTAGCTGAGGGGGTAAATGCTTTAGTTTCCATTAAGGCTAACATAAGACCGGATTTAAATCCCGATCAGGCAGTTCAGGCTGTTAAGGAAGTTTACAGTTTAAATAAGGATGAGATAAATAGGAGATTTGGTTTTAAGGCTGACGATGAGGGAACTAGTTGGAGGATATTGGGTACTGACCCGGTTCCTTATGCGGGCTTCCTATACGTATATAAGGACGCTGTAGCTATAGGTGTTGGAGTACCCATGAGTATTTTGATCAAGAGAAAGATTACGCCTTATACCGTATTAGATGAGGTTAAGGAGAGATTGGGCTTTAATGAACTAGTTAAGGGAAGTTCTTTAAGGGAATATTCGGCGAAGGTTATTCCGGAATATGGCTTTCCGTCATGGAGAGCGTGTTCTGGTAAAATATACTTAGCTGGAGATGCGATAGGTTTAGTTGATCCGTTAACATTTGATGGTATAGGTCCAGCTATTGCTTCTGGTACCTTAGCTGGTAAAGCAGCCTTAGAGTCTTATGAATGTAATAGGTATGAGGCTGAGCTCCTTAAGGATAGGGAAGTGAGGAAAGTGGTTAATTCAAGGCCCTTAGTGAAAGAATTAATTAATGAGGATAACTTTAAGTATTATGTAAGGACAGTGAACGAATTGTTACACTCGTGGGTTTACGGAGATCTTTCAAAGGTTAAGTTAGATGTGGGAAGGATGCTTAAACATTTATTATTAGGAATTGGGGTGTTGAAGTCATGA
- a CDS encoding DUF5678 domain-containing protein: protein MLIINDVRFAGKYVAVDANDKIIGYSENRDELIKSLEQKGYKMHEYTILYIPFPIKIRIEYSKIYDLKIPLMNLKVTCKDKSFRVIASFGNRNLLDKYFAEVCGIEKEDKILIEIGGIKKEIDVRVYDLAKTDLPIVPGLVLNPSVFNFTCFYKDFFEIGE, encoded by the coding sequence ATGCTAATCATAAATGATGTTAGGTTTGCTGGTAAGTATGTTGCTGTTGATGCCAATGATAAAATTATAGGTTACTCTGAAAATAGGGATGAGTTAATCAAGAGTTTAGAGCAAAAGGGATATAAAATGCACGAATATACGATACTGTATATTCCTTTTCCTATTAAAATTCGCATAGAATATTCTAAAATTTATGACCTCAAAATTCCTTTAATGAATTTAAAAGTAACATGCAAGGATAAATCGTTTAGGGTCATTGCCTCGTTTGGAAATCGGAATTTGCTTGATAAATACTTCGCAGAAGTATGCGGAATTGAAAAGGAAGATAAGATCTTAATTGAAATAGGTGGTATAAAAAAGGAAATAGATGTAAGAGTATATGATTTAGCTAAAACGGATCTACCTATAGTTCCCGGTTTAGTTTTAAATCCTTCAGTCTTTAATTTCACGTGCTTTTATAAGGACTTTTTCGAAATAGGTGAGTGA
- a CDS encoding PEP/pyruvate-binding domain-containing protein gives MNYTYSLDEINLSMVSVVGRKSAYLGELYKMGFDIPNGFVISSRAVNESIKDIKDEISSILSSVNLNDTADLERKSDIIRKMILNINLPEDMEKEIYDRFSDLNSDYVAVRATVTSPLSGASFAGEYETDLFVTKENLIQSVKRVIASYFNPRAIAYRILTHDNTGIAILVQKMINPVSAGTAFSIHPVTEEPDYVFIESAFGLGESVTKGMITPDQYIVSKSTRSLVNKRISEKGMKLIYDFNEKRVKSIILGKNEAIMESLRDQDAVKIANMTIAIENIFKRSINIEWAIEDKKVYLLEVRGVRRLYPEF, from the coding sequence ATGAATTACACTTATTCATTAGATGAGATAAACCTCTCAATGGTATCAGTAGTAGGGAGAAAAAGTGCCTATTTAGGCGAACTTTACAAAATGGGTTTCGACATACCTAACGGCTTTGTCATATCATCAAGGGCTGTAAATGAGTCAATAAAGGACATTAAGGATGAAATAAGCTCAATTCTGTCATCAGTAAACTTAAACGACACAGCTGATCTAGAAAGAAAGAGTGATATAATAAGGAAAATGATCTTAAATATTAATTTGCCAGAAGATATGGAAAAGGAAATATATGATAGATTCTCAGATTTAAATTCAGATTATGTTGCCGTTAGAGCTACTGTAACTTCACCTCTTAGTGGGGCGAGTTTTGCCGGAGAATACGAAACTGACTTATTCGTAACTAAGGAAAACTTAATCCAAAGCGTAAAAAGAGTAATAGCATCATATTTCAACCCTAGGGCTATAGCCTATAGAATTTTAACCCATGATAACACTGGAATAGCTATCTTAGTCCAAAAGATGATAAATCCAGTAAGTGCAGGAACTGCTTTCTCAATTCATCCAGTAACTGAGGAACCAGATTACGTGTTCATAGAATCAGCCTTTGGATTAGGGGAAAGCGTAACAAAGGGAATGATAACTCCGGACCAATATATAGTAAGTAAATCTACTAGGTCTTTAGTTAATAAGAGGATATCCGAGAAAGGCATGAAATTAATTTACGATTTTAATGAAAAGAGAGTAAAAAGTATAATATTAGGCAAAAATGAGGCGATAATGGAGAGTTTAAGAGATCAAGATGCTGTAAAAATAGCTAATATGACAATTGCAATAGAGAATATATTCAAAAGGAGTATAAATATAGAGTGGGCGATTGAGGACAAAAAGGTTTACCTTCTTGAAGTTAGAGGGGTGAGAAGACTCTATCCAGAATTTTAA
- a CDS encoding FAD-binding protein yields MPELKIVVSIKQVPDTDDLRIDPVTNNLVREGVPAVVNPPDLHAIEEAVRLKERYGGKTIVLTMGPPQAESALREALAMGIDEAYLITDRAMAGADTWATSYTIAKAIQKLGGADLIIFGRRAVDGETEQVGPQTGKWLGLPVIGYVSEIKSVEKDKIVVVRTTEFDEEVIEAPLPAVITILETPNNKPRQPDIMSLIRAKTAKVTWWNKDDIKAEPDKIGLAGSPTKVIKVQPPPKTRKAEIIDGKKDVEKAAKWFLDKVFEALKEEQSTLKEYVKPKAKVKVNSEVWVYIDHIGDKPNRASYEIMSEARRIADLMDTSLSAAIVGGEGSKALIDEAFEYGADKVYFAEVKGFDRYDNEVYTRALSKLIKKYKPEAVFFPGTRNARELASTTAIEVNTGLIADCTNFDVDDKGVLLSTRPDFGGKEMSTIICPRHRPIMVTVRAGVFMPLPRMPGRKGEVVREEIDDLFTRLKVLDYKLIEKRNVLAEADIVVGVGRGIKSPENIKMAEELASLLGGVVGVSKPLADMGWYPKDRQVGQTGTTIRPKVYIALGISGAVQHLVGIMSSKRIGAINLDPSAPIFENCDFGVIGDIFEIVPKMIELLKSKQVS; encoded by the coding sequence TTGCCGGAACTTAAAATCGTTGTTTCAATTAAGCAAGTTCCAGATACTGATGACCTCAGAATAGACCCAGTGACTAATAATCTAGTTAGGGAAGGTGTGCCAGCGGTAGTAAATCCGCCAGATTTACACGCAATAGAGGAGGCTGTTAGGTTAAAGGAAAGATATGGAGGTAAGACGATAGTTCTAACCATGGGACCGCCTCAAGCTGAATCCGCATTAAGAGAGGCTTTAGCTATGGGTATAGATGAGGCTTATCTGATAACTGATAGGGCCATGGCTGGGGCTGATACTTGGGCTACTTCCTATACTATAGCTAAGGCTATACAGAAGCTTGGGGGAGCCGATTTAATAATTTTCGGTAGGAGGGCAGTAGATGGTGAGACTGAGCAGGTAGGCCCGCAAACGGGTAAATGGTTAGGTTTGCCTGTAATAGGTTATGTGAGTGAGATAAAGAGTGTAGAAAAGGATAAAATAGTAGTAGTTAGGACTACTGAGTTCGACGAAGAGGTGATAGAGGCTCCATTACCTGCTGTAATTACGATCTTGGAGACTCCGAATAATAAGCCGAGACAGCCTGATATAATGAGTTTGATTAGGGCTAAGACAGCTAAAGTTACGTGGTGGAATAAGGATGATATTAAGGCTGAGCCGGATAAGATAGGTTTAGCCGGTTCCCCTACTAAGGTAATTAAGGTTCAACCTCCGCCTAAGACGAGGAAGGCTGAGATAATAGATGGTAAGAAGGATGTAGAAAAGGCTGCTAAATGGTTTTTAGATAAGGTGTTTGAGGCTTTAAAGGAGGAGCAGAGTACGTTAAAGGAGTATGTAAAGCCTAAGGCTAAGGTTAAGGTTAATTCAGAGGTTTGGGTCTACATAGACCATATAGGGGATAAACCAAATAGGGCTTCATACGAGATAATGAGCGAGGCGAGGAGAATAGCGGATTTAATGGATACTAGCTTATCTGCAGCCATAGTAGGGGGGGAAGGTAGTAAGGCTTTAATAGATGAGGCCTTCGAATATGGTGCTGATAAGGTTTATTTTGCAGAAGTTAAGGGTTTCGATAGGTATGATAATGAGGTTTACACTAGGGCTTTATCTAAGTTAATAAAGAAGTATAAACCAGAGGCTGTCTTCTTCCCGGGTACTAGGAATGCCAGAGAATTGGCGTCAACTACAGCCATTGAGGTAAATACTGGGTTAATAGCGGATTGTACTAATTTCGACGTAGATGATAAAGGGGTTCTATTGTCTACTAGACCGGATTTCGGAGGAAAGGAGATGTCTACTATTATATGTCCTAGACATAGGCCCATAATGGTTACTGTTAGGGCTGGAGTGTTCATGCCTTTGCCTAGAATGCCCGGTAGGAAAGGTGAGGTGGTAAGGGAGGAGATAGATGATTTATTTACTAGGTTAAAGGTATTGGATTATAAGTTAATAGAGAAGAGAAATGTATTAGCTGAGGCTGATATAGTTGTTGGAGTTGGAAGGGGTATAAAGAGTCCGGAGAATATAAAGATGGCTGAGGAATTGGCGTCATTACTGGGAGGAGTAGTAGGAGTTTCTAAGCCATTAGCCGATATGGGATGGTATCCTAAGGATAGGCAAGTGGGACAAACCGGAACTACAATAAGGCCTAAGGTTTATATTGCATTGGGCATTTCTGGAGCTGTGCAGCATTTAGTAGGTATAATGTCCTCAAAGAGGATAGGGGCGATAAATTTAGACCCCTCCGCTCCCATATTTGAGAATTGTGATTTCGGTGTTATAGGGGATATATTCGAGATAGTTCCTAAGATGATTGAACTTTTAAAAAGTAAGCAGGTGAGTTAG
- a CDS encoding nucleotidyltransferase domain-containing protein: MYFFGSIIDGKFTVISDIDVAILVDKVPEKRKEIIGKVFNVLESKGLPWWLPLEIHFFTPSMFNAFKRGGANFIKAEDYKTIMERKT; encoded by the coding sequence ATATACTTTTTCGGCTCAATAATAGATGGAAAATTTACTGTAATAAGCGATATTGATGTTGCTATTCTGGTGGATAAAGTTCCAGAAAAGAGAAAGGAGATTATTGGGAAAGTGTTTAATGTGCTTGAAAGTAAGGGATTACCCTGGTGGTTGCCATTAGAAATTCACTTCTTCACTCCCTCAATGTTTAATGCCTTTAAGAGAGGAGGTGCAAATTTCATTAAGGCTGAAGATTATAAAACCATAATGGAGAGGAAAACCTAG
- the fdhF gene encoding formate dehydrogenase subunit alpha: MTVKISIDNKETTANEGETILSVLKRNGVYVPHICYNEGLTPIESCDSCLVEVNGRLVRACSTKVSDGMNILVNSPRAINARKTAISRILKYHKLYCSVCENNNGDCVLHEAVIKLGINSQKYIEKPYSVDDTGPFYIYDPSQCILCGRCVEACQDFAVNEVIWINWDLNPPRVIWDNGNPIGNSSCVNCGTCVTVCPVNALMEKSMLGEAGYLTWINKDLKKKAIEAIGKAEDNFSLLMTFSEIEAKARESQIKKTKTVCIYCGVGCSFEVWTKGRKILKVEPKPESPANGILTCVKGKFGWDFVNSPDRITKPLIREGDKFREATWDEAISYIAKRLKEIKEKYGPDSIGFIASDKMSNEEAYLLQKLARAVIGTNNVDNSARYCQAPATVGLWRTVGIGADSGTIKDIEMADLIIIVGHNTTESHPVIGSKIKRAQKIRGAKVVVIDVRKHEMAERANLFIRPKPGTDAAILAAVTKYIIDKGWENREFIEKRVKGFEEFKESIKGFTLDYVESISGVPKEQIIKLAEMIHEAKNVVILWGMGVTQHLGGADTSTIISDLLLITGNYGRPGTGAYPMRGHNNVQGVSDFGCLPNYLPGYQRLDDENVIRKFEDGWGVKLNRKPGLQIPQMIEGVLEGKIHALYIVGEDTVMVDCGTPLTKQALEKVDFLIVQDMFMTETAKLADVILPAAASLEKDGTFVNTERRIQRFYKAIEPLGDSKPDWEIIQMIANALGANWNYKHPSEIMDEIAKLCPIFAGVSYSRLEGFNSLLWPVNEDGTDTPLLYVNAFATEDGKAILYPLSWKPPELRDEVHRVIVNTGRVLEHFHVGNMTRRVEGLRRKVPETFVEVSKELAVKYSIKNGDLVLVKSKFGGEIKARAIVSDRVQGEEIFIPLFASDPSKGVNNLTGLEIDKASGTPGYKDTPVVIEKIEEGKGGSPLPLDNWRFHVDERRRQVGIEVQKKWMREEFKPLTD; this comes from the coding sequence GTGACTGTAAAGATATCTATCGATAACAAGGAAACAACAGCAAATGAAGGGGAAACCATTTTATCAGTATTAAAGAGGAATGGAGTATACGTACCCCATATATGTTACAATGAGGGATTAACACCAATAGAGAGTTGTGACTCATGCTTAGTAGAGGTAAACGGAAGGTTAGTTAGGGCATGTTCGACAAAGGTCTCAGATGGAATGAACATTTTAGTGAACAGTCCCAGAGCGATAAACGCTAGAAAGACTGCAATTTCAAGAATATTAAAGTATCATAAATTGTATTGTAGTGTATGTGAGAATAACAATGGAGATTGCGTATTACATGAGGCTGTAATAAAGCTGGGAATAAATTCACAGAAATACATTGAAAAACCATATTCCGTTGACGATACCGGACCCTTTTACATCTACGATCCGTCACAATGTATACTTTGTGGAAGATGTGTTGAGGCTTGCCAAGATTTCGCAGTAAATGAGGTAATATGGATTAATTGGGACTTAAATCCTCCTAGAGTAATCTGGGATAACGGAAATCCAATAGGGAATTCCTCATGTGTTAACTGCGGTACTTGTGTAACAGTGTGCCCAGTAAACGCTTTAATGGAGAAATCGATGTTAGGAGAAGCTGGATATCTAACATGGATTAACAAAGATTTAAAGAAAAAGGCTATTGAGGCAATAGGAAAAGCTGAGGACAACTTCAGCCTATTAATGACGTTTAGTGAAATTGAAGCGAAAGCCAGGGAAAGTCAGATAAAGAAGACTAAAACTGTTTGCATATACTGCGGAGTTGGTTGTTCCTTTGAGGTATGGACTAAGGGAAGGAAAATACTAAAAGTGGAACCTAAACCAGAATCTCCAGCTAACGGAATTCTAACATGTGTTAAAGGAAAGTTCGGTTGGGATTTCGTTAATAGTCCAGATAGGATAACGAAACCCCTAATAAGGGAAGGAGATAAGTTCAGAGAGGCTACTTGGGATGAAGCGATATCATACATAGCTAAAAGATTAAAGGAAATAAAGGAAAAATATGGACCAGATTCCATAGGATTCATAGCCTCAGATAAGATGAGTAACGAAGAAGCTTATCTATTACAGAAACTGGCTAGGGCGGTAATTGGAACCAATAACGTAGATAACTCTGCAAGATATTGTCAAGCCCCAGCTACAGTAGGGCTTTGGAGAACTGTGGGAATAGGAGCGGATTCTGGAACTATTAAGGATATAGAAATGGCTGACTTAATAATTATAGTAGGGCATAACACTACCGAAAGCCACCCCGTTATAGGAAGTAAGATAAAGAGGGCCCAGAAAATTAGGGGAGCTAAGGTAGTTGTAATAGATGTGAGAAAGCATGAAATGGCCGAAAGGGCTAACTTGTTTATAAGACCGAAACCTGGCACCGATGCAGCAATATTGGCTGCTGTTACTAAATATATTATAGATAAAGGGTGGGAAAATAGGGAGTTCATTGAGAAGAGAGTAAAGGGGTTTGAGGAATTCAAGGAATCAATAAAAGGATTCACATTAGATTATGTTGAAAGTATAAGCGGAGTTCCAAAGGAACAAATAATTAAATTAGCGGAAATGATACATGAGGCTAAAAACGTAGTAATATTATGGGGAATGGGAGTAACGCAACATTTAGGAGGGGCTGATACGTCAACCATAATATCTGATTTATTATTAATAACCGGAAACTACGGAAGGCCAGGGACTGGAGCATATCCCATGAGAGGCCATAACAACGTTCAAGGCGTTAGTGATTTCGGCTGTTTACCTAATTACTTACCAGGATATCAGAGGTTAGATGATGAGAATGTAATAAGGAAATTTGAAGATGGTTGGGGAGTTAAATTAAACAGAAAGCCAGGATTACAAATACCTCAAATGATTGAGGGAGTATTAGAGGGTAAAATTCACGCCTTATATATAGTTGGAGAGGATACTGTAATGGTAGACTGCGGAACCCCATTAACTAAACAAGCCTTAGAGAAAGTGGACTTCTTAATAGTTCAAGATATGTTCATGACTGAAACTGCCAAATTAGCCGATGTAATATTACCAGCAGCTGCTAGCCTAGAGAAAGATGGGACTTTCGTAAATACCGAGAGGAGGATTCAGAGATTCTATAAGGCTATAGAACCATTAGGAGACTCTAAACCCGATTGGGAAATAATCCAAATGATCGCTAATGCCTTAGGAGCAAATTGGAACTATAAACATCCATCGGAAATAATGGATGAAATAGCTAAATTATGTCCAATATTTGCTGGAGTTAGCTATTCGAGGTTAGAAGGATTTAATAGCTTACTATGGCCAGTAAATGAAGATGGTACTGACACTCCACTTTTATATGTTAATGCTTTCGCAACAGAAGATGGGAAGGCTATATTATATCCGTTAAGCTGGAAGCCTCCAGAGCTAAGAGATGAAGTTCACAGAGTAATTGTAAACACCGGAAGAGTATTAGAACACTTTCACGTAGGAAACATGACGAGAAGGGTTGAAGGATTAAGGAGAAAGGTTCCTGAAACTTTCGTTGAAGTATCAAAGGAATTAGCCGTAAAGTACTCCATAAAGAATGGAGATCTCGTGCTAGTCAAATCTAAATTTGGAGGAGAAATAAAAGCTAGGGCTATAGTTAGCGATAGGGTTCAGGGTGAGGAAATATTCATACCTCTATTCGCTTCAGATCCGTCTAAAGGCGTTAATAATCTCACTGGCTTAGAAATAGATAAGGCAAGTGGTACCCCTGGATATAAAGATACGCCAGTGGTAATAGAGAAAATAGAGGAAGGAAAGGGAGGAAGCCCATTACCTTTAGATAATTGGAGATTTCACGTAGATGAGAGGAGGAGACAAGTAGGAATAGAGGTGCAAAAGAAATGGATGAGAGAGGAGTTCAAGCCATTGACGGATTAA